In the Candidatus Rhodoblastus alkanivorans genome, one interval contains:
- a CDS encoding response regulator transcription factor, which produces MRILIIEDDPQASAYLVKAFREAGHVADTATDGLAGYARAEGGAYDVLIVDRMLPKLDGLSLIGGLRAQKIDTPVLILSALGQVDDRVKGLRAGGDDYLAKPYAFAELLARVEILARRRGGAAAEETVYRVADLELDRLKHKVFRAGKEIVLQPREFRLLEYLMRHAGQVVTRTMLLENVWDYHFDPQTNVIDVHISRLRGKIDKGQEKQLLQTVRGAGYTLREGLV; this is translated from the coding sequence ATGCGCATATTGATCATCGAAGACGATCCGCAGGCTTCCGCCTATCTCGTCAAGGCATTTCGCGAAGCCGGCCATGTCGCCGATACCGCCACCGACGGCCTCGCCGGCTATGCCCGCGCCGAGGGCGGCGCTTATGACGTTTTGATCGTCGACCGCATGCTGCCCAAGCTCGACGGCCTCTCGCTGATCGGAGGCCTGCGCGCGCAAAAAATCGACACGCCGGTGCTTATTCTTTCCGCGCTCGGCCAGGTCGACGACCGCGTGAAAGGCTTGCGCGCGGGCGGCGACGATTATCTCGCCAAGCCCTACGCCTTCGCCGAACTGCTCGCCCGGGTGGAAATTCTGGCGCGGCGGCGCGGCGGGGCTGCGGCCGAGGAGACGGTCTATCGCGTCGCCGATCTGGAGCTCGACCGGCTCAAGCACAAGGTCTTTCGTGCTGGCAAGGAGATCGTGCTGCAGCCGCGCGAATTCCGCCTGCTCGAATATCTGATGCGCCACGCTGGCCAGGTGGTGACCCGCACCATGCTGCTCGAAAATGTCTGGGACTACCACTTCGACCCGCAAACCAATGTGATCGACGTGCATATTTCAAGGCTGCGCGGCAAGATCGACAAGGGGCAGGAGAAGCAGTTGCTGCAGACCGTTCGCGGCGCGGGCTATACCTTGCGCGAGGGGCTGGTTTGA
- a CDS encoding nuclear transport factor 2 family protein produces the protein MSDTKIFLASLSREQYLALARDIYGRRAKGDNEPGLQFFADNATYRLIGSRDLIPAAGVRVGKNEIREAWRAFDVDFEIVTFEIDDLVVDFPRMSYMSWHMTLKNRGTGAMVELEGVDRLRWEDFKVVDWTRYFDTALVAALRQGE, from the coding sequence ATGAGCGATACGAAAATATTTTTGGCAAGCCTCAGCCGCGAACAATATCTGGCTCTCGCCCGCGATATTTACGGCCGGCGCGCCAAAGGCGACAACGAGCCGGGATTGCAGTTTTTCGCTGACAACGCGACCTATCGCCTGATCGGGTCGCGCGACCTGATCCCGGCGGCCGGCGTGCGGGTCGGCAAGAACGAAATCCGCGAGGCCTGGCGCGCCTTCGACGTCGATTTCGAGATCGTCACCTTCGAGATCGACGATCTGGTCGTCGATTTTCCCCGCATGTCCTATATGTCCTGGCACATGACGCTGAAAAATCGCGGCACCGGCGCGATGGTCGAGCTTGAGGGCGTGGACCGCCTGCGCTGGGAGGATTTCAAGGTCGTCGATTGGACGCGCTATTTCGACACAGCCTTGGTCGCCGCGCTGCGGCAGGGCGAATGA
- a CDS encoding tetratricopeptide repeat protein translates to MHLTFVSARKSALFYGLALTLALLPCAGQAHQTAAISEPFEVGESPAGNYLSARVAEAEHDTFAASTFFREALRADPRNPELIQSAFVATLANGDMDAANALAQKLLQRDRHNASARLTLVVRDFRDKNFGAARALLKGGDGKGDLTTILLTAWSYVGSGDVKKAIALVDTMSDPSFAVFRDFHAGLMLDVAGRTAEAGARLKAAYGGDHSTLRLIDAYARNLARQGKIDEAKAVYAAFDKLQPHNPVVEAALADLAAGRKLEPMVQNVKAGAAEVLYGLGAYGLGAASSRAGDQIAAIVFLRLSLELAPEHALALDTLGEAYGKLKQYGAAIEIYDQVPDSSPLRVTTDIRIALLLDAMGKSDESVKQLRAIVKAHPENVDAISALADVLRSHKQFKESAEAYTKVLALTAPDDKSRWAIYYFRGVDYERAKDWPKAEPDLKEALDLYPEQPLVLNYLGYSWVDQGLHLDEAFKMLRRAVELQPDDGYIVDSLGWAHYKLGHYDEAVKYLEQAIDLKPGDPTINDHLGDAYWRVGRKLDAKFQWNHARDLHPDPEDLPKILSKIENGLPDDPQHTEGHAPATVAGKGD, encoded by the coding sequence GTGCACCTCACATTCGTCAGCGCGCGCAAAAGCGCCCTTTTTTACGGCCTGGCTCTCACCCTCGCCCTGCTGCCCTGCGCGGGCCAGGCGCATCAGACCGCTGCTATTTCGGAGCCCTTCGAGGTCGGCGAAAGTCCGGCCGGCAATTATCTTTCCGCGCGGGTCGCGGAGGCCGAGCACGACACATTCGCGGCCTCGACCTTCTTCCGCGAAGCCTTGCGCGCCGATCCCCGCAATCCCGAGCTGATTCAGAGCGCCTTCGTCGCGACGCTCGCGAACGGCGACATGGACGCCGCGAACGCCCTGGCGCAGAAGCTGCTCCAGCGCGATCGGCACAATGCCTCCGCCCGCCTCACTCTGGTGGTGCGCGACTTCCGGGACAAGAATTTCGGGGCGGCGCGCGCCCTGCTCAAGGGCGGCGACGGCAAGGGCGATCTCACCACCATTTTGCTGACGGCGTGGAGCTATGTCGGCTCCGGCGACGTGAAAAAGGCGATCGCTCTGGTCGATACGATGAGCGATCCGAGCTTCGCCGTATTTCGCGACTTCCACGCCGGCTTGATGCTCGACGTCGCCGGACGGACCGCAGAAGCCGGGGCCCGGCTCAAAGCCGCCTATGGCGGCGACCATTCCACGCTGCGCCTGATCGACGCCTATGCCCGCAATCTGGCGCGGCAGGGCAAGATTGACGAGGCCAAGGCGGTCTATGCCGCCTTCGACAAGCTCCAACCGCACAATCCCGTGGTCGAGGCCGCGCTCGCCGATCTCGCGGCGGGACGGAAGCTCGAACCTATGGTCCAGAACGTCAAGGCCGGCGCGGCGGAAGTGCTTTACGGCCTCGGCGCCTATGGCCTGGGCGCGGCCTCGAGCCGGGCCGGCGACCAGATCGCGGCGATCGTCTTTCTGCGCCTTTCGCTCGAACTCGCGCCCGAACATGCCCTGGCGCTCGACACCCTCGGCGAAGCCTATGGCAAGCTCAAGCAATATGGCGCGGCGATCGAAATCTACGATCAGGTGCCCGATTCAAGTCCGCTGCGGGTCACGACCGACATCCGCATCGCTCTGCTGCTCGACGCCATGGGCAAGTCGGACGAATCGGTCAAGCAGTTGCGCGCGATCGTCAAGGCCCATCCCGAGAATGTGGACGCGATCTCGGCGCTCGCCGACGTCCTGCGCTCGCACAAGCAGTTCAAGGAATCGGCCGAGGCCTATACGAAGGTGCTGGCGCTGACGGCGCCCGACGACAAGAGCCGCTGGGCGATCTACTATTTCCGCGGCGTCGATTACGAACGCGCCAAGGACTGGCCCAAGGCCGAGCCCGATCTGAAAGAGGCCCTCGACCTCTATCCGGAACAGCCGCTCGTGCTGAATTATCTCGGCTATTCCTGGGTCGACCAGGGCCTGCATCTCGACGAAGCCTTCAAAATGCTGCGGCGCGCCGTCGAACTGCAGCCGGACGACGGCTATATCGTCGATTCGCTCGGCTGGGCGCATTACAAGCTCGGGCATTACGACGAGGCGGTGAAATATCTGGAGCAGGCCATTGACCTGAAGCCTGGCGATCCGACCATCAACGACCATCTTGGCGACGCTTATTGGCGTGTCGGCCGCAAGCTCGACGCCAAGTTCCAGTGGAACCACGCCCGCGACCTCCATCCCGATCCCGAGGATCTGCCCAAGATCCTGAGCAAAATCGAAAACGGCCTGCCCGACGATCCGCAGCATACCGAAGGTCACGCGCCGGCGACGGTGGCGGGCAAGGGCGACTGA
- the nadC gene encoding carboxylating nicotinate-nucleotide diphosphorylase — translation MNLPILSPHLVEAAVRDALAEDLGRAGDITSQAVIPAAAQARAVIAARKRPGVLAGLDLARKAFELVDPAISFEPAARDGESFAPGAILARIEGPARGVLAGERVALNFLGRLCGVATLTSQYAAAIAHTKTKVCCTRKTTPGLRAFEKYAVRCGGGVNHRFGLDDAVLIKDNHIAVAGGVVPALRAAKAFVGHLVKIEIEVDSLDQLREVLAEGADAVLLDNMAPAQLREAVAMIGGRMTSEASGGIHLDGLKEIAETGVDLISSGALTHSAPVLDLGLDIEIN, via the coding sequence ATGAATCTTCCCATACTCAGCCCCCATCTGGTCGAGGCGGCCGTGCGCGACGCCTTGGCCGAAGATCTCGGCCGCGCCGGCGACATCACCTCGCAGGCCGTCATTCCCGCCGCGGCCCAGGCCCGGGCCGTGATCGCCGCGCGCAAAAGGCCGGGCGTCCTCGCCGGACTCGATCTCGCGCGCAAGGCCTTCGAGCTGGTCGATCCCGCCATAAGCTTCGAGCCGGCCGCGCGCGACGGCGAGTCCTTCGCGCCCGGCGCGATCCTTGCCCGGATCGAGGGCCCGGCGCGCGGCGTTCTCGCCGGCGAGCGCGTCGCGCTCAACTTTCTCGGCCGGCTGTGCGGCGTCGCCACCTTGACGTCGCAATACGCCGCCGCGATCGCCCACACCAAGACGAAGGTCTGCTGCACCCGCAAGACGACGCCTGGCCTGCGCGCTTTCGAGAAATATGCGGTGCGCTGCGGTGGCGGCGTCAATCACCGCTTCGGCCTCGACGACGCCGTGCTGATCAAGGACAATCATATCGCCGTCGCCGGCGGCGTCGTCCCGGCGTTGCGCGCGGCGAAAGCCTTTGTCGGCCATCTGGTCAAGATCGAGATCGAGGTCGATTCGCTCGACCAGTTGCGCGAGGTTCTGGCCGAGGGCGCCGACGCGGTGCTGCTCGACAATATGGCCCCGGCGCAATTGCGCGAGGCGGTGGCGATGATCGGCGGCCGGATGACCTCCGAAGCCTCGGGCGGAATCCATCTCGACGGCCTGAAGGAAATCGCCGAAACCGGCGTCGACCTGATTTCCTCCGGCGCGCTCACCCATTCCGCGCCCGTGCTCGACCTTGGCCTCGATATTGAAATCAATTGA
- the purD gene encoding phosphoribosylamine--glycine ligase gives MNVLLIGSGGREHALSLALAKSPLLDRLFVAPGNPGTARVAQNVALDATDFDAVIAFCRVQNIAFVAIGPEQPLVDGLVDALEAAGIKAFGPSKAAARLEGSKGFTKDICAKYHIPTAAYGRFADRDSALAFVREKGAPIVVKADGLAAGKGVVVAMTIDEAERAVDALFAGAFGAAGAEAVIEEYLEGEEASFFALCDGEKALAFASAQDHKRAGDGDVGPNTGGMGAYSPAPVMTPEMSARVMKDIIAPTVAAMKAEGCPFKGVLFAGLMIGKDGPKLIEYNTRFGDPECQVMMARLEDDLLGLLLACADGRLPEAVRLSPKTALTVVLAARGYPGTPHKGGRIGGVEEAEKIPGVSVAHAGTKMENGQLVANGGRVLNVIALADSVADAQALAYRGVAAIDFPDGFYRRDIGWRAIKR, from the coding sequence ATGAACGTTCTCCTCATCGGCTCCGGCGGCCGCGAACATGCGCTTAGCCTGGCACTTGCCAAAAGCCCGCTGCTCGATCGCCTTTTCGTCGCCCCCGGCAATCCCGGCACGGCCCGCGTCGCGCAGAACGTCGCGCTCGACGCGACGGATTTCGACGCGGTCATCGCCTTCTGCCGGGTCCAGAACATCGCCTTCGTGGCGATCGGCCCCGAGCAGCCATTGGTAGATGGCCTGGTGGACGCCTTGGAAGCTGCGGGAATCAAGGCCTTCGGGCCGAGCAAGGCGGCGGCCCGGCTCGAGGGGTCCAAGGGTTTCACCAAGGATATCTGCGCCAAATATCATATTCCGACCGCCGCCTACGGCCGCTTCGCCGACCGCGACAGCGCGCTCGCTTTCGTGCGCGAAAAGGGCGCGCCGATCGTGGTCAAGGCCGACGGCCTCGCCGCCGGCAAGGGCGTGGTCGTGGCGATGACGATCGACGAGGCGGAACGGGCGGTCGATGCGCTGTTCGCCGGCGCCTTCGGCGCGGCGGGCGCCGAAGCGGTGATCGAGGAATATCTCGAAGGCGAGGAGGCCTCCTTTTTCGCGCTTTGCGACGGCGAAAAGGCGCTCGCTTTCGCCTCGGCGCAGGACCACAAAAGGGCCGGCGACGGCGACGTCGGGCCGAATACCGGCGGCATGGGAGCCTATTCGCCCGCCCCGGTGATGACGCCCGAAATGAGCGCGCGGGTGATGAAGGACATCATCGCGCCGACGGTCGCCGCCATGAAGGCCGAAGGCTGCCCCTTCAAGGGTGTGCTCTTCGCCGGGCTGATGATCGGCAAGGACGGCCCGAAACTGATTGAATACAACACCAGGTTCGGCGATCCGGAATGCCAGGTGATGATGGCCCGGCTGGAGGACGATCTGCTCGGACTGCTGCTCGCCTGCGCGGACGGCCGGTTGCCGGAGGCCGTGCGTCTCTCGCCCAAGACCGCTTTGACGGTGGTGCTGGCGGCGCGCGGCTATCCCGGGACGCCGCACAAAGGCGGGCGGATCGGAGGCGTCGAGGAGGCCGAAAAAATTCCCGGCGTGAGCGTCGCCCATGCCGGGACGAAAATGGAAAACGGCCAACTCGTCGCCAATGGCGGCCGCGTCCTCAATGTCATCGCGCTCGCCGACAGCGTCGCGGACGCTCAGGCGCTCGCCTATCGCGGCGTCGCGGCAATAGACTTCCCCGACGGCTTCTACCGGCGCGACATCGGCTGGCGCGCCATCAAGCGTTGA
- a CDS encoding L-aspartate oxidase, whose amino-acid sequence MREPDILIVGGGLAGLFCALKLAPLPVAVLTAAPIGEGASSVWAQGGVAAAVSEGDSPELHARDTANAGAGIVDNEVALSVAREARARVEDLLRFGAPFDRDAAGRLAPSQEAAHSARRIVRVKGDGAGAAIMQALIAAVRRTPSITVHENFVAEDLIVQNGRIAGAFARDAAGVLRAFPARATVLASGGVGGLYAVTTNPAQASGAALAFAARAGARIADAEFVQFHPTAIDIGRDPAPLATEALRGEGAVLVDRTGRRFMPALHRDAELAPRDIVARGVFAEIAAGRGAFLDATEAVGTNFAEKFPNVAASCLAAGIDPSLQPIPVAPAAHYHMGGLWTDGRGRTSLPGLWAAGEAASTGLHGANRLASNSLLEAVVFGDRVARDIAAALPALPALKSAHAPGQPERRDPEGAAEIRRIMSRHVGVLRDEAGLREALRALCRLRGRALAEGSMDLRNRAEAALLIAASAFLRRESRGGHFRTDYPASDPAQARRSFITLDEALRAAHGVVASEAA is encoded by the coding sequence ATGCGAGAACCTGACATCCTCATCGTCGGCGGCGGATTGGCCGGCCTGTTCTGCGCGCTGAAGCTCGCGCCCCTGCCGGTCGCCGTGCTCACCGCCGCTCCGATCGGCGAAGGCGCGTCTTCGGTCTGGGCCCAGGGCGGCGTCGCGGCGGCTGTGAGCGAGGGCGACAGCCCCGAACTCCACGCCAGGGACACGGCCAATGCCGGCGCCGGCATTGTCGATAACGAGGTCGCGCTTTCGGTCGCGCGCGAGGCCCGGGCGCGAGTCGAGGATTTGCTGCGTTTCGGCGCGCCTTTCGACCGCGACGCCGCCGGGCGCCTCGCGCCCTCGCAGGAGGCCGCCCATTCGGCTCGCCGCATCGTGCGGGTCAAGGGCGACGGCGCCGGCGCCGCCATCATGCAGGCCCTGATCGCCGCCGTACGGCGGACTCCGTCGATCACGGTGCATGAAAATTTCGTCGCCGAGGACCTGATCGTCCAGAACGGCCGGATCGCCGGCGCATTCGCGCGCGACGCGGCAGGCGTTCTGCGCGCCTTTCCCGCGCGTGCGACCGTGCTCGCCAGCGGCGGCGTCGGCGGGCTTTACGCCGTCACCACCAATCCCGCCCAGGCGTCCGGCGCGGCGCTCGCTTTCGCGGCGCGGGCGGGCGCGCGCATCGCCGACGCCGAATTCGTCCAATTTCATCCGACCGCCATCGACATCGGCCGCGACCCCGCACCCCTGGCGACCGAGGCCCTGCGCGGCGAAGGCGCCGTTCTGGTCGATCGGACGGGGCGGCGCTTCATGCCCGCCCTGCATCGGGACGCCGAACTCGCCCCCCGCGACATTGTCGCGCGCGGCGTCTTCGCCGAGATCGCCGCCGGCCGCGGGGCTTTTCTCGACGCAACCGAAGCGGTCGGAACGAATTTCGCGGAAAAATTCCCCAATGTCGCGGCGTCCTGCCTGGCGGCCGGAATCGACCCTTCCTTACAACCGATCCCCGTCGCCCCGGCCGCGCATTACCACATGGGCGGACTGTGGACCGATGGGCGCGGCCGGACTTCGCTCCCCGGCCTGTGGGCGGCGGGCGAGGCCGCCTCGACCGGCCTCCACGGCGCCAATCGTCTCGCCTCCAATTCGCTGCTCGAGGCCGTCGTCTTCGGCGATCGCGTCGCCCGCGACATCGCCGCCGCCTTGCCCGCCCTGCCCGCGCTCAAATCCGCGCACGCGCCCGGCCAGCCCGAGCGGCGCGACCCCGAAGGCGCGGCGGAAATTCGCCGGATCATGTCGCGCCATGTGGGGGTGCTGCGCGACGAGGCCGGCCTGCGCGAGGCCCTGCGCGCTCTGTGCCGCCTGCGCGGCCGGGCGCTCGCCGAGGGCTCCATGGACCTGCGCAACCGCGCCGAGGCCGCGCTGCTGATCGCCGCCAGCGCTTTTCTGCGGCGAGAAAGCCGCGGCGGCCATTTCCGCACGGATTATCCCGCGTCCGATCCGGCGCAGGCCCGCCGCTCCTTCATCACACTGGACGAGGCCCTGCGCGCCGCGCATGGCGTCGTCGCTTCCGAGGCCGCATGA
- a CDS encoding Do family serine endopeptidase encodes MLNWSAQSSRREPSPSRARRRPLRRVMLSAVGATALIGSAAGVTMVPAHAEAPANQGLNPVGPTSFADLVDRVKGAVVSVKVDVVEKSDANGADFGGGLPPGMPPVSPDDPLYHFFKRFGSPMPRHPHKGEALGSGFIISSDGYVVTNNHVVNDATDVKITLQGGKVVPAKIVGVDKKTDLALLKITAPGTYPYVQFSNTMPRVGDWVIAVGNPFGLGGTVTAGIVSARGRDIGSGPYDDYLQIDAPVNRGNSGGPTFNEKGEVVGINTAIYSPSGGSVGIGFAIPSEVAKEVITELKEKGSVSRGYIGVQIQSVTTEIAESLGLKSTEGALVAQVQPNTPAVAAGVESGDVISAVNGVKVENPHELSRKIAALGPNAEVDLTIIRNGADKNIKLKLGKLPDEVQAKAGTVVPEKAAKTALAKFGFSLEPSSDVAGAGKVGAVVTDIDPDGPAAQKGLRQGDVILDIAGKPVVGPADVVKALSDAKKDGRRAVLLRVKTGDNTHFLALSTDAS; translated from the coding sequence ATGTTGAACTGGTCCGCGCAATCTTCCCGTCGTGAACCGTCGCCCTCGCGCGCCCGGCGCCGCCCGCTGCGCAGGGTGATGCTGAGCGCCGTGGGCGCGACAGCGCTCATCGGCTCCGCCGCCGGCGTGACGATGGTGCCGGCTCATGCCGAGGCCCCCGCCAACCAGGGCTTGAACCCGGTCGGGCCGACGTCCTTCGCCGACCTGGTCGATCGCGTCAAGGGCGCGGTGGTTTCGGTCAAGGTCGACGTTGTGGAGAAGAGCGACGCCAATGGCGCGGATTTCGGCGGAGGCCTGCCTCCGGGGATGCCGCCGGTCTCGCCCGACGACCCGCTCTATCATTTCTTCAAGCGCTTCGGCAGCCCGATGCCGCGTCACCCGCACAAGGGCGAAGCGCTCGGCTCGGGCTTCATCATTTCGAGCGACGGCTATGTCGTGACCAACAATCATGTCGTCAACGACGCGACCGACGTGAAGATCACGCTCCAAGGCGGCAAGGTCGTGCCGGCCAAGATCGTCGGCGTGGACAAGAAGACCGATCTCGCCCTGCTCAAGATCACCGCGCCGGGAACCTATCCTTACGTCCAGTTCTCGAACACCATGCCGCGCGTCGGCGACTGGGTGATCGCGGTCGGCAATCCCTTCGGCCTCGGCGGCACGGTCACGGCGGGCATCGTTTCCGCGCGGGGCCGGGATATCGGCTCGGGACCCTATGACGATTACCTGCAGATCGACGCCCCGGTGAACCGCGGCAATTCCGGCGGTCCGACCTTCAACGAGAAGGGCGAGGTCGTCGGCATCAACACCGCGATCTATTCGCCATCGGGCGGCAGCGTCGGCATCGGCTTCGCCATTCCCTCGGAAGTCGCCAAGGAGGTCATCACCGAGCTTAAGGAAAAGGGCTCGGTCAGCCGCGGCTATATCGGCGTGCAGATCCAGTCGGTGACCACCGAAATCGCCGAAAGCCTCGGGCTGAAGTCCACCGAGGGCGCGCTCGTCGCCCAGGTCCAGCCGAACACGCCGGCTGTCGCGGCGGGCGTTGAGTCGGGCGACGTCATTTCCGCCGTCAACGGCGTGAAGGTCGAGAATCCGCACGAGCTGTCGCGCAAGATCGCGGCGCTCGGCCCCAATGCGGAAGTCGATCTGACGATCATCCGCAACGGCGCCGACAAGAACATCAAGCTCAAGCTGGGCAAGCTGCCGGACGAGGTTCAGGCCAAGGCGGGAACCGTCGTGCCCGAAAAGGCGGCGAAAACCGCCCTCGCGAAATTCGGCTTCAGCCTGGAGCCATCGTCGGATGTCGCGGGCGCCGGCAAGGTCGGCGCGGTGGTCACCGACATCGATCCGGACGGCCCGGCGGCGCAAAAGGGGCTTCGCCAGGGCGACGTGATCCTCGACATCGCCGGCAAGCCGGTCGTGGGGCCCGCGGATGTGGTCAAGGCCCTGAGCGACGCCAAGAAGGATGGACGTCGCGCCGTCCTACTTCGGGTGAAGACCGGGGACAACACCCACTTCCTCGCCCTTTCCACGGACGCCTCGTAA
- a CDS encoding cytochrome c-type biogenesis protein yields the protein MTTLLFLLAGPAFAVEPSEMLKDPKLEARARKISEGLRCLVCQNESIDDSGASLAHDLRVLVRERLKAGDTDKQVKDYLVSRYGNFILLKPPFEWDTLLLWVSPFVVLALGAGAALVSRRKGEDKPATPLSEQEDAKLRALLVDSPGDQKA from the coding sequence ATGACGACCCTTTTGTTTCTGCTCGCCGGCCCGGCCTTCGCGGTCGAGCCCAGCGAAATGCTCAAAGACCCCAAGCTGGAGGCGAGGGCGCGAAAAATTTCGGAAGGGTTGCGCTGCCTCGTCTGTCAGAACGAGTCGATCGACGATTCGGGCGCCTCGCTCGCCCACGACCTGCGCGTTCTGGTGCGCGAACGCCTTAAAGCCGGCGACACCGACAAGCAGGTCAAGGACTATCTTGTTTCCCGCTACGGCAATTTCATCCTGCTCAAGCCGCCGTTCGAATGGGATACGCTCTTGTTGTGGGTCTCACCCTTCGTGGTCCTCGCACTCGGCGCGGGCGCGGCGCTCGTCAGTCGCCGCAAGGGCGAGGACAAGCCCGCCACGCCGCTGTCAGAGCAAGAAGACGCGAAGCTTCGGGCTCTTCTCGTCGACTCGCCCGGCGACCAAAAAGCTTGA
- the nadA gene encoding quinolinate synthase NadA, whose amino-acid sequence MQVVTSSQVLGAAPVQPSPAALRHGVVPMPNLAWTPEVARETAPLYEKVKSIIPPIEWPFHAPYVKAINDLKKQRNAVILAHNYQTPEIYNCVADVVGDSLQLARIAGQSDADVIVQGGVHFMAETSKILSPDKTVLIPDSRAGCSLASSITGADVRALRRKYPGVPIVAYVNTSAEVKAEVDICCTSSNALKVVESLGADTVIMVPDRFLAANIARQTKVKIIAWHGACEVHERFTAEELLRYREDDPSIKLVAHPECPPEVVDVCDFSGSTAAMIDYVKTRQPKRVLLVTECSMADNVAAENPGVDFVRPCNLCPHMKRITLPKILDSLVYMREEVVVDPILAARARRSVERMIELK is encoded by the coding sequence ATGCAGGTTGTCACTTCTTCTCAAGTTCTCGGGGCGGCCCCGGTTCAGCCGAGCCCCGCCGCCCTGCGCCATGGCGTCGTCCCCATGCCCAATCTGGCGTGGACGCCGGAAGTCGCCCGCGAGACCGCCCCGCTTTACGAAAAGGTCAAGTCGATCATCCCGCCGATCGAATGGCCGTTCCACGCGCCCTATGTCAAGGCGATCAACGACCTCAAGAAGCAGCGCAACGCCGTCATCCTGGCGCATAATTACCAGACGCCGGAAATCTATAATTGCGTCGCCGACGTCGTCGGGGATTCGCTCCAGCTCGCGCGGATCGCCGGCCAGTCCGACGCCGATGTCATCGTGCAGGGCGGCGTCCATTTCATGGCGGAAACATCCAAGATTCTCAGCCCCGACAAGACCGTGCTGATCCCGGATTCCCGCGCCGGCTGCTCGCTCGCCTCCTCGATCACGGGAGCGGACGTGCGGGCGCTGCGCCGCAAATATCCCGGCGTTCCGATTGTCGCCTATGTCAACACCTCGGCCGAGGTCAAGGCGGAGGTGGACATCTGCTGCACCTCGTCCAATGCGTTGAAAGTGGTCGAAAGCCTTGGCGCGGATACGGTGATCATGGTTCCCGATCGCTTCCTGGCCGCCAATATCGCGCGCCAGACCAAAGTGAAAATCATCGCCTGGCACGGCGCCTGCGAGGTGCACGAGCGCTTCACGGCCGAGGAATTGCTGCGCTATCGCGAGGACGACCCGTCGATCAAGCTGGTCGCCCATCCCGAATGCCCGCCGGAAGTGGTGGACGTCTGCGATTTCTCCGGCTCAACCGCCGCCATGATCGACTATGTCAAGACGCGCCAGCCCAAGCGCGTGCTGCTCGTCACCGAATGTTCCATGGCCGATAATGTAGCGGCGGAAAATCCGGGCGTCGATTTCGTGCGCCCGTGCAATCTCTGCCCGCATATGAAGCGGATCACGCTGCCGAAAATCCTCGACAGCCTGGTCTATATGCGCGAGGAGGTCGTCGTCGACCCGATCCTCGCCGCGCGCGCCCGCCGCTCTGTCGAGCGGATGATCGAACTGAAGTGA